The genomic window TTTCAGAATTAGCTTTTTCATAAGTTCTTTTAGCCATTGCAAATGCAAGAAGCTTTTCTTTATTAAGGGCATAATCCTGATGATGAGCCACTTGTCGATTCAGATAAAACTGCAATAAGAGACTAAAAATTCCAGCAATAGTAATAGCGTAAAGGAGAACTCCAGCTCTAACTTTCTTCTTTTTCAACACGATAGATAAATTCCCTCTCTAGTCCCTTTTCAAACTGAAAATTGAAATGAACATTTTGCCCTTTTTGGTAAATATGCGTTGATTTAAGGCCATAAACCATGGGTTGATAACCACGTCCACTAGCATCTGTTTTCCGGAAATCATTTGACCTTGATTTCCCAATGGAAATGGGTTTGCCTTCCTGTTTGAGGTAAAGCCTATCATTCTCCACTTTTTCAAATTGGGTTCGATTCAGCTCTGCTTCCAGCTGATCCACAAATAAAAGCCATTCTTTTTGCTCACTTCTCTGCTGGTAGCGAACCTCTGAAACCAAGAGCTGACTCATAGCTTGAAAGAGGAGTAAGCTACCACTAATAACGATAAGGGAAACCAAGGATTCTAATAGTGTAAAAGCTCTGACCCTACTTGTCTTGAATCGCCAGTAATTTCTCCGTTCCATGGTATACCTCCAAACCTCGCTCATTCGAGACAACATGAACCGTAAGGCCATTGACAGTCAACTCCTTTTGTCCAGTCTGCAAAGCCATACGAGCCACTCGCAAAACTTCTTCCTGTTTTAGAAGTTCTACTTCTCTTTTTCTACTTTCTTGAATTTGTCCTAGTAAGAGAGTTGCTATACTGGCAAAAATAGCTAGTGAAATCACTGCTTCCAGTAAAATAACCGCCTTAATTTTTTGCTTCTTGAATACGTTTAATCTTTCCATTTCCTAGATATAGTTGGTATCGAACCACTTCTTTCCTTGTTTGAAATCTCACGCTGGCCAGAGACGAATTCCCACCAGACTTGTCAAAGGAAATTGACTGATTGGACTGTAGTTGAATTCCTTTAGGGATGGTTAATTTATGATAGCCATTTCCAATACTTCTCTCTTCTAACATTAAGTTGATCTTTTGCTGACTAGCCAGACTTCGCTTCTGCGTTTCCCGATAAAGTTCCTCAAACTCCATAAAGAAAATCTGCTCCTCTACAGTCTCAAAAGTCGACTGAACTGAACTCGACAAGCCCACGACTAACAGACTAACAATCCCTAATACCAATAGACTTTCTAACATGGTAAAAGCCTTAATCCGCAACTGTTTGATTTGTATTTTGTTTTGCATGGTATTCTTTGTAGGCTTTTGCCTGCTCAGCAGTGATACGTCCATCTGCCTGTAATTTGCTTAGACTGGCATCTTCATTTTT from Streptococcus sp. oral taxon 061 includes these protein-coding regions:
- the comGF gene encoding competence type IV pilus minor pilin ComGF, which produces MERRNYWRFKTSRVRAFTLLESLVSLIVISGSLLLFQAMSQLLVSEVRYQQRSEQKEWLLFVDQLEAELNRTQFEKVENDRLYLKQEGKPISIGKSRSNDFRKTDASGRGYQPMVYGLKSTHIYQKGQNVHFNFQFEKGLEREFIYRVEKEES
- the comGE gene encoding competence type IV pilus minor pilin ComGE produces the protein MERLNVFKKQKIKAVILLEAVISLAIFASIATLLLGQIQESRKREVELLKQEEVLRVARMALQTGQKELTVNGLTVHVVSNERGLEVYHGTEKLLAIQDK
- the comGD gene encoding competence type IV pilus minor pilin ComGD, which codes for MQNKIQIKQLRIKAFTMLESLLVLGIVSLLVVGLSSSVQSTFETVEEQIFFMEFEELYRETQKRSLASQQKINLMLEERSIGNGYHKLTIPKGIQLQSNQSISFDKSGGNSSLASVRFQTRKEVVRYQLYLGNGKIKRIQEAKN